In the Flavisolibacter tropicus genome, one interval contains:
- a CDS encoding NUDIX domain-containing protein: MKRFNIRVYGVLINEQQQVLVCDELIRGQNYTKFPGGGLELGEGTRDCLKREFMEEMDLAIEVTDHLYTTDFYQPSAFNPDDQIISIYYLVKPLEEITAKLSTTPFDFNAEQLDRYRPENDIEAFRFIDWNDLTEECVTLPIDKVVIRLLKSSTHSL, translated from the coding sequence ATGAAGCGGTTCAATATCCGGGTATACGGCGTTCTGATCAATGAGCAACAACAAGTATTGGTATGCGATGAACTGATACGTGGCCAAAACTATACAAAGTTTCCTGGCGGCGGTTTGGAATTAGGAGAAGGTACTCGCGACTGCCTGAAACGGGAGTTCATGGAAGAAATGGATCTGGCAATAGAAGTAACAGATCACCTCTATACAACTGATTTTTATCAGCCATCAGCATTCAATCCTGACGATCAAATCATTTCGATTTATTACTTAGTAAAGCCACTTGAAGAAATTACAGCCAAGCTCAGTACCACGCCCTTTGATTTTAATGCGGAACAATTAGATCGCTACCGGCCAGAAAATGATATTGAGGCTTTTCGCTTTATTGACTGGAACGATTTGACCGAAGAATGCGTTACCCTGCCGATTGACAAAGTAGTTATCCGGTTATTAAAATCGTCTACTCATTCACTTTAG
- a CDS encoding queuosine precursor transporter, producing MEDTLGISRANIPIFGQAFSFHLSAGVVLWPVVFIMTDIINEYYGPKGVRFLSFLTAGLIAFAFLMVSITIQLSPSDFFRLGSDVPDANAAFRGVFGQGLWIIIGSLTAFLIGQILDVVIFHRIKKVTGEKQIWLRSTGSTLVSQLIDSFVVLFIAFYVGPRLQGAVDKQWTFSQVMVTGTGNYIYKFVVALLMTPVIYLVHGWIERYFGKSLAAEIKNSAMSKVNE from the coding sequence TTGGAAGATACTTTGGGCATTAGTAGGGCCAATATTCCCATTTTTGGTCAAGCCTTCAGCTTTCATTTAAGTGCAGGTGTTGTTTTGTGGCCAGTGGTATTTATTATGACGGATATTATAAATGAGTATTATGGACCCAAAGGTGTTCGGTTTTTATCGTTTTTGACGGCAGGGCTTATTGCTTTTGCTTTTTTGATGGTCTCTATCACTATTCAGCTTTCACCGTCTGATTTCTTTAGGTTAGGATCTGATGTGCCTGATGCTAATGCCGCATTCCGGGGTGTATTTGGTCAGGGATTATGGATTATTATAGGCTCATTAACAGCTTTTTTGATCGGCCAGATTTTAGATGTTGTGATTTTTCACCGCATTAAGAAAGTGACAGGGGAAAAGCAAATCTGGTTGCGGTCTACAGGATCAACCTTAGTCTCTCAACTGATCGATAGTTTTGTGGTCCTTTTTATTGCCTTCTATGTTGGTCCACGCTTACAGGGTGCCGTTGATAAGCAGTGGACTTTTAGCCAGGTTATGGTAACAGGTACAGGTAACTACATATATAAGTTTGTAGTGGCATTGTTGATGACGCCCGTCATTTACCTGGTTCATGGCTGGATAGAGCGATATTTTGGTAAATCGCTGGCAGCAGAAATAAAGAATTCAGCTATGTCTAAAGTGAATGAGTAG
- a CDS encoding glycosyltransferase translates to MEPAVSYILPVYNGGKFLRKAIQSVLGQTFPDLVLIIIDDCSTDNSSEIIQSFNDHRILYHKHERNKGVVAAMNTGLSLVQTPYVAVMHADDICLPDRTSLQKEWLDKHPDTAVIAGKIKFINSNDEETGVWPLDREKVSRQAIKNAMIFENCIAHSSVMMRTAITKSYGYETAHQNYGFAVEDYPLWLNILSDGYWIDKLQNDVLLYRTHPASATGMYLRKNNPFWINYYTKRTYLEQRKKNARLTNYDRLINVTMYLDYIKAKLKEIKAKLIK, encoded by the coding sequence ATGGAACCGGCAGTTAGTTATATACTGCCGGTTTATAATGGTGGCAAGTTTCTAAGAAAAGCCATTCAGAGTGTTCTAGGGCAAACTTTTCCAGACCTTGTATTAATAATTATTGACGATTGTTCAACTGACAACAGTAGTGAGATCATACAATCCTTTAATGACCACAGGATCCTTTATCACAAGCACGAACGAAATAAAGGTGTAGTAGCGGCCATGAATACAGGTTTATCGTTAGTTCAAACACCCTATGTGGCTGTTATGCACGCCGATGATATTTGTTTACCCGATAGAACGTCATTGCAAAAAGAATGGTTGGATAAACATCCTGATACTGCAGTAATTGCGGGTAAAATAAAATTCATCAATTCCAATGATGAAGAAACAGGTGTATGGCCACTAGATCGAGAGAAAGTTAGCCGCCAGGCTATAAAAAATGCAATGATATTTGAAAATTGTATTGCTCACTCATCTGTTATGATGCGAACAGCCATTACAAAAAGTTATGGTTACGAAACAGCGCATCAGAATTACGGTTTTGCCGTTGAGGATTATCCCCTTTGGCTAAATATTCTCTCTGATGGTTATTGGATAGATAAGCTGCAAAATGATGTACTACTTTATCGTACTCACCCGGCTTCAGCTACAGGCATGTACCTACGCAAAAACAATCCTTTCTGGATCAACTATTATACAAAAAGAACATACCTAGAACAACGTAAAAAGAACGCACGCTTAACAAACTATGATCGCCTCATTAATGTCACCATGTATTTGGACTACATTAAAGCCAAGCTAAAAGAGATAAAAGCCAAATTGATTAAGTAG
- a CDS encoding glycosyltransferase family 2 protein — MKPLAFILITYNRPDDMLELLKNIAGLDKATDLLQEIIIVNNASTADYSAVNQYINTQQQLPIKYIYSEINLGVAKGRNYAIQQSTAPILIMLDDDAVLQNKDCLVQLVTEFEQPETARHKAIISFKVLYYDTLTMQKNALPHKRFEEYKDLAFFETYYYAGGAHAIKRTVIDKVGLYPEDFFYGMEEYDMSYRILDAGYSIVYSDKVIMLHKESPLGRKPKSDKLRMMWVNKSKVAWRYLPKFYFYSTAAMWSLFYLKETGFHLKGLLKGFREIQQIKHNEQRKPISKETLLYIKTLNARLYY, encoded by the coding sequence TTGAAACCTTTAGCTTTTATACTGATTACCTATAATAGGCCAGATGACATGCTGGAGCTGTTGAAGAATATTGCTGGTTTAGATAAAGCCACAGATCTCCTGCAGGAAATCATTATCGTCAATAATGCTTCAACAGCCGATTATTCAGCAGTTAACCAATATATCAATACACAACAGCAATTACCAATAAAATATATTTACTCAGAAATCAATTTAGGAGTAGCAAAAGGCCGAAATTATGCTATCCAACAAAGTACAGCTCCTATCTTAATCATGCTAGATGACGATGCAGTTTTACAAAACAAAGATTGTCTTGTACAGCTTGTTACAGAATTTGAGCAACCGGAAACTGCACGTCATAAAGCAATCATCTCGTTCAAAGTATTGTATTATGATACACTAACAATGCAGAAGAACGCCCTGCCTCATAAACGTTTCGAAGAGTATAAGGATCTGGCTTTTTTTGAAACTTATTATTATGCAGGTGGTGCTCATGCCATAAAACGAACCGTAATAGATAAAGTAGGACTCTATCCGGAAGACTTTTTTTATGGGATGGAAGAATATGACATGAGCTACCGGATTTTAGATGCAGGTTATAGCATAGTATATTCAGATAAGGTCATTATGCTACACAAAGAGTCTCCTTTAGGCCGAAAACCCAAAAGTGACAAATTAAGAATGATGTGGGTGAATAAAAGCAAAGTTGCCTGGCGCTACCTACCGAAGTTTTACTTCTATTCAACCGCTGCTATGTGGTCCTTATTTTACCTCAAGGAAACAGGGTTTCATTTAAAAGGTTTACTAAAAGGCTTCCGTGAGATACAACAAATCAAACATAATGAACAAAGAAAACCCATTTCAAAAGAAACGCTTTTATATATTAAAACCCTAAACGCTAGACTATATTATTAA
- a CDS encoding magnesium transporter CorA family protein: MIQYFKNINQQTVKIDSAENGAWINVLPPLKQEEFTQLSEQLSIPIDFLTDSLDIDERTRFEEEDNVRLIVIKTPVENNSFNDSDAFYITIPICIILTHNQIVTVNSFENPAIKKFLNTFQNRHPDKRNMMVLKVFEKVVQDFMAHLKEINQRRNIIEQKLYIANRNEHLLQLMRIQKSLVYFVTALRSNELLFMKLERTNFLGLNEDEKEYLEDLIVDNSQALEMANIYTNILSSTLDAFASIIANNQNEVLKRLAVITIVLTFPVLIASLFGMNVPSGFEHSSYAFYIVAFLSFFASIVVGWYFLRKKIF; encoded by the coding sequence ATGATCCAGTACTTTAAAAATATCAACCAGCAAACAGTTAAGATTGATAGTGCAGAAAATGGTGCATGGATCAATGTGTTACCGCCACTAAAACAGGAAGAGTTTACACAACTTTCTGAACAACTCTCAATCCCCATTGACTTCTTAACGGACTCGTTGGACATAGATGAGCGTACTCGATTTGAAGAGGAAGATAACGTAAGGCTGATCGTTATAAAAACACCTGTAGAAAATAATTCGTTTAACGATAGTGATGCTTTTTATATTACTATCCCTATTTGTATTATTCTTACGCACAACCAGATTGTTACTGTAAATTCTTTTGAGAACCCTGCTATCAAAAAGTTCCTGAACACTTTTCAAAACCGTCATCCCGACAAACGAAACATGATGGTATTAAAAGTGTTTGAAAAAGTAGTACAGGACTTCATGGCGCATTTGAAAGAGATCAATCAACGAAGAAATATCATTGAACAGAAGCTTTACATTGCTAACCGTAATGAACATTTGCTTCAATTAATGCGTATACAAAAAAGCCTGGTATACTTTGTTACAGCACTACGCTCAAACGAATTGCTGTTTATGAAGTTGGAACGCACTAACTTCCTGGGACTAAATGAAGACGAGAAAGAATATTTAGAGGATTTGATAGTAGATAATTCACAGGCGTTAGAAATGGCCAACATCTACACCAATATCTTAAGCAGCACATTGGACGCTTTTGCTTCTATAATTGCCAACAATCAAAATGAAGTTTTGAAAAGATTGGCTGTTATCACCATTGTATTAACCTTTCCCGTATTAATTGCCAGTCTATTTGGAATGAACGTCCCCAGTGGCTTTGAGCATTCTTCTTATGCATTTTATATTGTGGCTTTTTTATCGTTCTTCGCTTCTATAGTAGTTGGCTGGTATTTTCTCCGTAAAAAAATATTCTAA
- a CDS encoding YfhO family protein → MNKGLFQKLLPHLIAFVVFLVVAVIYCKPALQGEVVNQSDVTHWKGSIQQSIEYKETHGQYPLWTNALFSGMPAFQIGYPANNHIPWYTHAILTLGLPKPIQFFFLACICFYFLCQAIRINPYLSIFGALSFAYATYNPIIIAVGHETKMWSIAYMPALLGSILLIYDRKYWIGAGLTALFTSVLLAMNHPQIDYYFFLVVAIMTIFFIVRWIRQKEMGHLLKALSFTLVAGIIGVLVNAVTIFSTYEYQKETIRGGHSDLVKAEKGDAETGLAKDYAFDYSMEKAEPLVMLFPRMYGGSSDKNEKAEDSKAVEAIQSLPPQLQQQLPLTFYWGGIGYTSGPPYVGAIVCFLAILGMFVLDSKHKWWIFTAIVLSILMSWGKFFESFNTVLYNVLPLYNKFRAPSMILVIPQLLLPVLAVLSLEKIAFTENQKELWLNIKKGLIATGAIVVLALLLYMSFDFLSNNDKEILKQVAASNQPQISQYLHTFFDGLKEDRKSLMLGDIFRSLGFMAVAFGLIYLLLKKSIKPVMAFAGFAVLGLIDLMPIDSKYLNADNYQEPTENESAFQKTQIDETILADKSYYRVFNVAGNAFTENITSYHYNSIGGYHAVKLRIYQDLIEKQLSKQQLNLPVLNMLNTKYLIQKDANGLTQNYQRNDSAMGAAWFVKNIRYVPSPMEEMNALDNFNPKDTAVIQEQYKSRVGNTPTTFAGDGTINLLKNDNDVITYESNSSSNGFGVFSEIFYDAGWKAYIDDKETPIAKVNYVLRGITIPAGKHNIRFSFEPPAYLMGHKITSIFSILMILLLASGIFMEWKNRKPNPKVS, encoded by the coding sequence ATGAACAAAGGGTTGTTTCAAAAACTACTCCCCCATTTAATTGCTTTTGTTGTGTTTTTGGTTGTTGCTGTCATTTATTGTAAACCCGCTTTACAAGGTGAAGTAGTAAACCAATCAGATGTTACCCACTGGAAAGGATCTATTCAGCAATCAATTGAATACAAAGAAACGCATGGTCAGTACCCTTTATGGACCAATGCGCTCTTCAGCGGTATGCCGGCTTTTCAAATAGGATATCCTGCTAACAACCACATTCCCTGGTATACGCATGCCATCTTAACATTAGGCTTACCTAAGCCCATTCAGTTTTTCTTTCTGGCATGTATCTGCTTTTATTTCTTATGCCAGGCCATTCGCATAAATCCTTATTTATCCATTTTCGGGGCCTTATCGTTTGCGTATGCAACTTATAATCCTATCATTATAGCTGTAGGACACGAAACCAAGATGTGGTCGATTGCTTATATGCCTGCATTATTAGGAAGTATACTCCTCATTTATGATCGAAAATATTGGATTGGCGCAGGGCTAACCGCTTTATTTACATCGGTGTTATTAGCCATGAACCATCCCCAGATAGACTACTATTTCTTTTTAGTGGTAGCCATTATGACCATATTTTTTATTGTTAGATGGATTCGTCAAAAAGAAATGGGGCATTTGCTTAAGGCGTTAAGCTTTACCCTGGTTGCCGGTATCATTGGCGTATTAGTTAATGCTGTTACTATATTCTCTACCTATGAGTATCAAAAAGAAACCATCCGTGGCGGCCACTCCGATTTAGTAAAAGCGGAAAAAGGAGATGCTGAAACTGGGTTAGCTAAAGATTATGCTTTTGATTACAGCATGGAAAAAGCTGAGCCCCTTGTAATGCTGTTTCCTCGTATGTATGGTGGCAGCAGTGATAAAAATGAAAAAGCAGAAGATTCAAAAGCCGTTGAAGCCATTCAAAGCCTACCACCACAGTTACAGCAACAATTACCGTTAACCTTTTATTGGGGCGGTATCGGATATACATCTGGTCCTCCTTACGTTGGTGCCATAGTTTGCTTTTTAGCCATTCTAGGTATGTTTGTTTTAGACAGCAAGCATAAATGGTGGATATTTACGGCTATTGTTCTATCTATATTGATGTCATGGGGAAAATTCTTTGAAAGTTTCAATACAGTACTGTACAATGTACTGCCATTATATAATAAGTTCAGAGCGCCCTCTATGATACTGGTCATACCGCAATTGCTATTACCAGTATTAGCTGTACTATCCCTGGAGAAAATTGCTTTCACTGAAAATCAGAAAGAGTTATGGCTGAACATTAAGAAAGGGTTAATTGCTACGGGGGCAATTGTAGTACTTGCTTTATTGCTTTATATGTCATTTGACTTTTTAAGCAACAATGACAAAGAAATATTGAAGCAAGTTGCTGCTTCTAACCAGCCCCAAATATCGCAGTACTTACATACTTTCTTTGACGGTTTAAAAGAAGATCGGAAATCATTGATGTTAGGTGATATTTTCCGTTCACTAGGCTTTATGGCGGTTGCTTTTGGGTTGATCTATTTATTGCTTAAAAAGAGCATTAAACCAGTAATGGCCTTTGCAGGTTTTGCAGTTTTAGGTTTAATTGATTTGATGCCAATCGATTCAAAATATTTAAATGCCGATAATTATCAGGAGCCTACTGAAAATGAAAGTGCTTTCCAAAAGACCCAGATAGATGAAACCATTCTGGCAGACAAATCTTACTACCGGGTGTTTAATGTGGCCGGTAATGCTTTCACGGAAAACATCACCTCTTACCACTATAATTCAATAGGTGGCTATCACGCCGTAAAGCTTCGCATTTATCAGGATCTGATCGAGAAACAGCTATCAAAGCAGCAATTGAATTTACCTGTACTGAATATGCTCAATACAAAGTACCTGATTCAAAAAGACGCTAATGGCTTAACACAAAACTATCAGCGTAATGACAGTGCCATGGGAGCTGCTTGGTTTGTAAAAAATATCCGCTACGTTCCTTCCCCAATGGAAGAGATGAATGCACTGGACAACTTTAATCCTAAAGACACAGCTGTTATTCAAGAGCAATACAAAAGCCGTGTTGGAAATACGCCAACAACATTTGCTGGAGATGGAACAATTAATCTCCTCAAAAATGATAATGATGTAATTACTTACGAGTCAAATAGTTCTAGCAATGGATTTGGCGTATTCAGTGAGATCTTCTACGATGCAGGCTGGAAAGCCTATATTGATGATAAGGAAACGCCAATTGCCAAAGTAAACTATGTGTTAAGGGGAATCACAATACCTGCAGGCAAACATAATATCCGGTTTAGCTTTGAACCACCTGCCTATCTTATGGGCCATAAGATTACTAGCATTTTCTCCATTTTGATGATATTGCTTTTGGCCTCAGGCATATTTATGGAGTGGAAAAACCGCAAACCCAATCCTAAAGTGAGTTAA
- a CDS encoding glycosyltransferase family 4 protein — MENILMFPFILLGRIISYFSPLEKEYEIYFFFPFYHTGGAEKVHAQIAKACGNKNCIIFFTRKSQNDTFYALFQETQCTIKDISIFTDNKFQYFNNIIFRGIITGYINRQKAKPIVFNGQCNFGYKISPWVKKTVPQIELIHSLNSFSYIRIPFIPFYCKTVMISKKRIEDHFALYERMKIPSYFKERIVYISNAVKFNPIDIQRKPFNPIRVLFSGRGSSEKRLHLFTDIATGVHKQNQSIVFEIMGDVAEFVEPPKYPFIIFYGEQKEATVINRIYQQATILLLTSSTEGFPMVIIEAMANACAILSTPVGDIPYHIKPEVNGFLFTDVDDEQKIITEGVNYILTLAKNNELLKTMAENNSQYAESHFSIQKFNQAYRQLFDQVKINP, encoded by the coding sequence ATGGAAAACATTTTGATGTTTCCTTTTATCCTACTGGGTAGAATAATCAGCTATTTTTCACCTTTAGAGAAAGAGTATGAGATATATTTCTTTTTCCCGTTTTATCATACCGGTGGCGCTGAAAAAGTCCATGCTCAAATAGCTAAAGCCTGCGGCAACAAAAACTGCATCATTTTCTTTACAAGGAAATCTCAAAACGATACTTTTTACGCACTCTTCCAAGAAACGCAGTGTACAATAAAAGACATATCAATATTTACTGACAACAAATTCCAATACTTCAACAACATCATATTTAGAGGTATAATTACAGGATATATCAATCGTCAAAAAGCCAAACCAATTGTATTTAATGGTCAATGCAATTTTGGATACAAGATCTCGCCATGGGTAAAAAAGACTGTTCCTCAAATTGAACTCATTCATTCGCTGAATTCTTTTTCTTATATACGTATTCCGTTTATTCCCTTCTATTGCAAGACAGTGATGATAAGTAAGAAGCGCATTGAAGATCATTTTGCACTTTATGAACGAATGAAAATTCCTTCCTATTTTAAAGAACGCATAGTCTATATCTCAAATGCAGTAAAATTTAATCCTATAGATATCCAAAGAAAGCCTTTTAATCCGATAAGAGTTTTATTTAGTGGCAGAGGAAGTTCCGAAAAACGATTGCACCTGTTCACTGACATTGCTACTGGTGTACACAAGCAAAATCAAAGTATAGTTTTTGAGATTATGGGTGATGTAGCGGAATTTGTTGAGCCCCCAAAATATCCATTTATTATTTTTTATGGAGAGCAAAAAGAAGCTACTGTAATAAATAGAATATATCAACAAGCTACTATCTTACTTTTAACATCATCAACAGAAGGTTTTCCTATGGTTATAATTGAAGCCATGGCGAACGCTTGTGCTATTTTATCAACACCTGTGGGAGACATCCCCTACCATATAAAGCCTGAAGTAAATGGCTTTCTCTTTACAGATGTAGACGATGAACAAAAAATAATAACAGAAGGAGTCAATTACATTTTAACCTTGGCTAAAAACAATGAACTTTTAAAAACTATGGCTGAAAACAATAGTCAGTATGCTGAAAGCCATTTTTCAATACAAAAGTTCAACCAGGCTTACCGACAATTATTTGATCAAGTAAAAATCAATCCTTGA
- a CDS encoding nucleoside phosphorylase: MQRIAESELIINDRGAIYHLNLLPEELATTVITVGDPDRVELVSRHFDSIEVKRQHREFVSHTGRIGNKRLTVISTGIGPDNIDIVLNELDALVNIDMTTRIIKETLTPLNIIRIGTSGSLQASIPVDSFVASTHGLGLDNLLNFYRLEHTEEENQLLQSFITHTQLTTQITFPYISRASASLLKHFVTNFHHGITVTCPGFYGPQGRLLRLGVKNPDLINRLTSFSFGQHQITNFEMETSSIFGLGRLLGHNCMSLNAIVANRIQKQFSKDSGALVDRLIKHSLEIISTLP, encoded by the coding sequence ATGCAACGAATTGCTGAATCAGAGTTAATCATAAATGACCGTGGCGCCATTTATCACTTGAATCTATTACCTGAAGAATTGGCCACCACAGTTATTACAGTTGGCGATCCTGATCGTGTAGAATTGGTTAGTCGCCATTTTGATTCCATCGAAGTAAAACGACAACACCGCGAGTTTGTTTCCCATACAGGCAGAATTGGCAACAAGCGTTTAACCGTTATTTCTACAGGTATTGGCCCCGATAATATTGATATTGTTTTAAATGAGTTAGATGCATTGGTAAACATTGACATGACTACCAGAATCATTAAAGAAACGCTAACGCCTTTAAATATCATTCGTATTGGCACCTCTGGATCACTGCAAGCCTCCATCCCTGTAGATAGCTTTGTAGCATCAACACATGGACTTGGACTTGATAATTTGTTAAACTTTTACAGACTGGAACATACCGAGGAAGAAAACCAGCTACTGCAATCGTTTATAACGCATACACAATTAACTACTCAAATCACATTTCCCTATATCAGTAGAGCCAGCGCTTCTTTATTAAAACACTTTGTTACCAATTTTCACCATGGTATTACTGTAACTTGCCCTGGTTTTTATGGTCCACAAGGCCGCCTATTACGTCTGGGAGTTAAAAACCCTGATTTGATTAACCGATTAACAAGTTTTTCATTTGGTCAGCACCAGATTACGAACTTTGAAATGGAAACCTCTTCCATCTTTGGATTGGGTCGCCTATTGGGTCATAATTGTATGTCTTTAAACGCTATTGTTGCTAACCGCATTCAAAAACAGTTTTCAAAAGATAGTGGTGCGTTAGTTGATAGGCTGATAAAGCATTCTTTAGAAATTATAAGCACATTACCATAA
- the dapF gene encoding diaminopimelate epimerase — protein MKLTFYKYQGTGNDFVILDNRNNGYASLTKNQINFLCDRRFGIGADGLMLLNSHPSYDFEMKYYNADGGESTMCGNGGRCLVKFANDIGILKESYHFIAIDGEHEASVDLDGTVSLKMNDVNEIQYKGDHFILNTGSPHYVQSKSDVQQLDVYKEGHKIRYSPSFEKEGINVNFVEQLEAADKIFVRTYERGVEDETYSCGTGVTAAALVSYHNENGFNHVDVLTKGGQLSVEFDKIGDSFKNIWLTGPAEKVFEGTIALNTV, from the coding sequence ATGAAACTTACTTTTTATAAATACCAGGGCACAGGGAACGATTTTGTGATACTGGACAATCGAAATAACGGATACGCTTCTCTTACAAAAAATCAAATCAATTTTCTTTGTGACAGACGCTTTGGCATTGGCGCCGACGGCCTGATGTTGCTTAATTCACATCCTTCCTACGACTTTGAAATGAAGTATTATAATGCAGATGGAGGAGAAAGCACTATGTGTGGTAATGGTGGACGTTGCCTCGTAAAGTTTGCTAACGATATAGGTATTCTGAAAGAGTCATATCACTTTATAGCAATTGATGGGGAACATGAAGCCAGTGTTGATCTGGATGGCACGGTTTCTCTAAAAATGAATGATGTAAATGAAATACAATATAAAGGCGATCATTTTATCTTAAACACAGGTTCGCCTCATTATGTACAAAGCAAGTCAGACGTTCAGCAGCTAGATGTTTACAAAGAGGGTCATAAAATCCGCTACAGCCCTTCATTTGAAAAAGAAGGCATCAATGTAAATTTCGTTGAGCAATTAGAGGCAGCCGACAAGATCTTTGTTCGAACATATGAACGTGGTGTTGAAGACGAGACCTATTCCTGCGGCACTGGGGTAACAGCCGCCGCCCTTGTTTCTTACCACAATGAAAATGGATTTAACCATGTAGATGTACTAACAAAGGGTGGTCAGCTAAGTGTTGAGTTTGATAAGATTGGCGACAGCTTTAAAAACATCTGGTTAACTGGACCAGCAGAAAAAGTTTTTGAAGGAACAATTGCATTAAATACTGTATAA